The proteins below come from a single Catenulispora sp. MAP5-51 genomic window:
- a CDS encoding carbohydrate ABC transporter permease: MAADMTQTPPAATPGTAGTADPKGGKPGGERSRRFAESGATLNVFGTGFMGVWAIMVLGPVLWVILGAFKNSSELNGSAWSWPHHWSFGAFSRAWHTGISTYLKDTVIVLVFSVTLTMLFGAMAAYVLARFEFRGNRFIYYLFVSGVMLPVYLALVPLFFQVSKLHMLNTYQGLILVYVAFSMPFTVFFLHSFFRTLPTAVYEAAMIDGASHTRAFFQVMLPMAKPGLISVGIFNILGQWNQYLLPVVLMQSQHGEAPHYMLSQGLVSLMVAQGYSGDFPALFAGMTIAMLPVMAVYLSFQRQVQAGLTAGTLK, from the coding sequence ATGGCAGCAGATATGACGCAGACCCCTCCCGCGGCGACGCCCGGAACAGCGGGCACAGCCGACCCGAAGGGGGGCAAACCCGGCGGCGAGCGCTCGCGCCGGTTCGCCGAGTCCGGCGCGACCCTGAACGTGTTCGGCACCGGCTTCATGGGGGTCTGGGCCATCATGGTCCTGGGCCCGGTCCTGTGGGTGATCCTGGGCGCGTTCAAGAACAGCAGCGAACTCAACGGCAGCGCCTGGTCCTGGCCGCACCACTGGTCCTTCGGGGCCTTCTCCCGGGCCTGGCACACCGGCATCAGCACGTACCTGAAGGACACGGTCATCGTCCTGGTCTTCTCGGTGACCCTGACGATGCTGTTCGGGGCGATGGCGGCCTACGTCCTGGCCCGCTTCGAGTTCCGGGGCAACAGGTTCATCTACTACCTGTTCGTCAGCGGCGTCATGCTGCCGGTGTACCTGGCGCTGGTGCCGCTGTTCTTCCAGGTGAGCAAGCTGCACATGCTGAACACCTACCAGGGCCTGATCCTGGTGTACGTCGCGTTCTCGATGCCGTTCACCGTGTTCTTCCTGCACTCGTTCTTCCGCACCCTGCCCACGGCGGTGTACGAGGCGGCCATGATCGACGGCGCCTCGCACACCCGCGCCTTCTTCCAGGTGATGCTGCCGATGGCCAAGCCCGGCCTGATCAGCGTGGGCATCTTCAACATCCTGGGGCAGTGGAACCAGTACCTGCTGCCGGTGGTGCTGATGCAGTCCCAGCACGGCGAGGCCCCGCACTACATGCTGTCGCAGGGCCTGGTGTCGCTGATGGTGGCGCAGGGCTACAGCGGCGACTTCCCGGCCCTGTTCGCGGGCATGACGATCGCGATGCTGCCGGTGATGGCGGTGTACTTGTCGTTCCAGCGACAGGTGCAGGCGGGTCTGACGGCGGGGACGCTGAAGTAG
- the ngcE gene encoding N-acetylglucosamine/diacetylchitobiose ABC transporter substrate-binding protein has protein sequence MSEHGLPADVSRRQMLVRSAAIAAMVGPGSALAAGCAAGSGSSKSSSNSSTAANSSDPKNPFGVKASSPLDVYIFKGGYGDDYAKAFESLYTKSFPGAAVAHHSGQNLTGDLQPRFNAGSPPDVIDDSGAQQLKLDVLNSSGQLTNLDELLNAPSIDDPSKKVRDTLLAGTIETGQLGQSMFSLNYAFTVFGLWYSSSTFKKNNWQVPTTWADFMTLCATIKASGMAPFAHQGKYPYYMMVPLMDLVAKNGGPDVQTAIDNLEPNAWKADAVVNSVNAIYELVDKGYMLPGTEGLTHIQSQTLWNQGKAAVIPCGSWLENEQMAATPAGFDMAVFAMPSLDGDKMPQTAIRAGAGEPFIVPSKAKNQAGGLEFLRIMCSKAGGASFAQNANSLSVVKDSITPDIEAKLKPGTKSSNDLYQGANGQVISWYYLNWYSQMEKDLEDAMGQLMANKIKPADFISRAQTAADKCAADSSVQKFKRPTSTS, from the coding sequence GTGTCAGAACACGGCTTGCCCGCCGACGTCTCCCGCCGGCAGATGCTGGTCCGCTCGGCCGCGATCGCGGCCATGGTCGGCCCCGGCTCGGCCCTGGCAGCCGGGTGCGCGGCCGGCAGCGGGAGCAGCAAGAGCAGCAGCAACTCCTCGACCGCCGCGAACTCCTCGGACCCGAAGAACCCGTTCGGCGTGAAGGCCTCCAGCCCCCTGGACGTCTACATCTTCAAGGGCGGCTACGGCGACGACTACGCCAAGGCCTTCGAGTCGCTGTACACCAAGAGCTTCCCCGGCGCCGCGGTCGCGCACCACAGCGGCCAGAACCTCACCGGCGACCTGCAGCCGCGCTTCAACGCCGGCAGCCCGCCGGACGTCATCGACGACTCCGGCGCCCAGCAGCTGAAGCTGGACGTGCTGAACTCCAGCGGCCAGCTGACCAACCTGGACGAGCTGCTGAACGCGCCGTCGATCGACGACCCGAGCAAGAAGGTCCGCGACACCCTGCTGGCCGGCACCATCGAGACCGGGCAGCTCGGCCAGAGCATGTTCTCGCTGAACTACGCGTTCACCGTCTTCGGCCTGTGGTACTCCTCCTCGACGTTCAAGAAGAACAACTGGCAGGTCCCCACCACGTGGGCCGACTTCATGACGCTGTGCGCGACCATCAAGGCCAGCGGCATGGCGCCGTTCGCGCACCAGGGCAAGTACCCGTACTACATGATGGTGCCGCTGATGGACCTGGTCGCCAAGAACGGCGGCCCGGACGTGCAGACCGCCATCGACAACCTGGAGCCCAACGCCTGGAAGGCCGACGCGGTCGTGAACAGCGTCAACGCCATCTACGAGCTGGTGGACAAGGGCTACATGCTCCCGGGCACCGAGGGCCTGACCCACATCCAGTCCCAGACCCTGTGGAACCAGGGCAAGGCCGCGGTCATCCCGTGCGGGTCGTGGCTGGAGAACGAGCAGATGGCCGCGACCCCGGCCGGCTTCGACATGGCCGTGTTCGCCATGCCCTCGCTGGACGGCGACAAGATGCCGCAGACCGCGATCCGGGCCGGCGCCGGCGAGCCGTTCATCGTGCCGAGCAAGGCCAAGAACCAGGCCGGCGGCCTGGAGTTCCTGCGCATCATGTGCTCCAAGGCCGGCGGCGCCTCCTTCGCCCAGAACGCCAACTCGCTGTCGGTGGTCAAGGACTCAATCACCCCGGACATCGAGGCCAAGCTCAAGCCGGGCACCAAGTCCAGCAACGACCTGTACCAGGGGGCCAACGGCCAGGTCATCTCGTGGTACTACCTCAACTGGTACTCCCAGATGGAGAAGGACCTCGAGGACGCCATGGGCCAGCTGATGGCCAACAAGATCAAGCCGGCGGACTTCATCAGCCGCGCGCAGACGGCGGCCGACAAGTGCGCCGCCGACTCCTCGGTGCAGAAGTTCAAGCGGCCCACCAGCACCAGCTGA
- a CDS encoding cyclase family protein, whose protein sequence is MTLLAQLAEAVAAGTIEVVDLTAPLSHETPILHLPEPFTNTVEFSLREISRYDERGPAWYWNDIVTGEHVGTHFDAPVHWITGRDGEDVSQVAPRRLIGPAVVLDASDRAASDPDHLLQVEDVQEWEAKHGPLPEGGWLLYRTGWDARAGDQAAFLNANETGPHSPGFSAECAKWLAEETPLRGIGVETVGTDAGAAHGFDPPFPCHSFMLGAGKYGLTQLRNLDRLPARGAVLIAAPLPIVRGSGSPARVLALVEREA, encoded by the coding sequence ATGACGCTGCTGGCCCAGCTGGCCGAGGCGGTCGCCGCCGGGACGATCGAGGTGGTCGACCTCACCGCGCCGCTGTCGCACGAGACGCCGATCCTGCACCTGCCCGAGCCCTTCACCAACACGGTCGAGTTCTCCCTCCGCGAGATCAGCCGCTATGACGAGCGCGGCCCCGCCTGGTACTGGAACGACATCGTCACCGGCGAGCACGTCGGGACCCACTTCGACGCCCCGGTGCACTGGATCACCGGCCGCGACGGCGAGGACGTCTCGCAGGTCGCGCCGCGCCGGCTGATCGGCCCCGCGGTGGTCCTGGACGCCTCCGACCGCGCCGCCTCCGACCCCGACCACCTGCTGCAGGTGGAGGACGTGCAGGAGTGGGAGGCCAAGCACGGCCCGCTGCCCGAGGGCGGCTGGCTGCTGTACCGCACCGGCTGGGACGCCCGCGCCGGCGACCAGGCCGCGTTCCTGAACGCGAACGAGACCGGTCCGCACAGCCCCGGCTTCTCCGCCGAGTGCGCGAAATGGCTCGCGGAGGAGACGCCGCTGCGGGGCATCGGGGTGGAGACCGTCGGTACCGACGCCGGCGCCGCCCACGGCTTCGACCCGCCGTTCCCCTGCCACTCCTTCATGCTCGGCGCCGGGAAGTACGGCCTGACGCAGCTGCGCAACCTGGACCGGCTGCCCGCGCGCGGCGCCGTGCTGATCGCCGCGCCGCTGCCGATCGTGCGGGGCTCCGGGAGCCCGGCGCGGGTGCTGGCGCTGGTCGAGCGGGAGGCGTGA
- a CDS encoding carbohydrate ABC transporter permease, translated as MRLRKKTRERLFIASFLAGPLAVYLIFVIWPYVETFGYSLTEWSGVAPPSKVVGLKNYVDLFHDSIFLKALTHNMIILIVFPTITIVLAMFFAFMLNVGGRKGGIGGVRGIRGSAFFRIVFFFPQVLSVAIIVILFQAAYESNSVGLFNAVVIKLGLTDANHPWEFLNSPTFVLWCIMFILVWQWVGFYLVLFSAAMQQIPRDYYEAALLDGAGRTQTYFKVTMPLLWDSVQTAWVYLAVAAMDAFALVATLTPGSSFGGGPDEHGEVLATYLMRNFQVLGKAGYACAMGVVIFFITLILSLVVMRATRRERLEY; from the coding sequence ATGCGGCTGCGCAAAAAGACCAGAGAGCGGCTGTTCATCGCCTCGTTCCTCGCGGGGCCGCTCGCGGTCTACCTGATCTTCGTCATCTGGCCCTACGTGGAGACCTTCGGCTACTCCCTCACCGAGTGGAGCGGCGTCGCACCGCCGAGCAAGGTGGTGGGGCTGAAGAACTACGTGGACCTGTTCCACGACTCGATCTTCCTCAAGGCCCTCACCCACAACATGATCATCCTGATCGTGTTCCCCACCATCACCATCGTCCTGGCGATGTTCTTCGCCTTCATGCTGAACGTGGGCGGGCGCAAGGGCGGGATCGGCGGCGTGCGCGGGATCCGGGGCTCGGCCTTCTTCCGGATCGTGTTCTTCTTCCCGCAGGTCCTCTCGGTCGCGATCATCGTGATCCTGTTCCAGGCCGCCTACGAGTCCAACAGCGTCGGCCTGTTCAACGCCGTGGTGATCAAGCTCGGCCTGACCGACGCGAACCACCCCTGGGAGTTCCTGAACTCCCCCACGTTCGTGCTCTGGTGCATCATGTTCATCCTGGTGTGGCAGTGGGTCGGCTTCTACCTGGTGCTGTTCTCCGCGGCGATGCAGCAGATCCCGCGCGACTACTACGAGGCGGCCCTGCTGGACGGCGCCGGCCGGACCCAGACCTACTTCAAGGTCACGATGCCGCTGCTGTGGGACTCGGTCCAGACCGCCTGGGTGTACCTGGCGGTCGCCGCGATGGACGCCTTCGCCCTGGTCGCCACCCTGACCCCGGGCTCCAGCTTCGGCGGCGGCCCGGACGAGCACGGCGAGGTGCTGGCGACCTACCTGATGCGCAACTTCCAGGTGCTGGGCAAGGCCGGCTACGCGTGCGCGATGGGCGTCGTCATCTTCTTCATCACCCTGATCCTTTCGCTCGTCGTCATGCGCGCCACGCGCCGCGAGCGCCTCGAGTACTGA
- a CDS encoding thiamine pyrophosphate-binding protein gives MPAEETVASEVGQTLREAGADVVFGVVGSGNFHVTNALVGAGARFVAARHEGGAATMADAYARASGGLGVLSVHQGPGLTNAMTGIAEAAKSRTPLVVLAAEATSRLSNFWVDQNALARAVGALPRRVNSARSARADTLTAVATAQSERRTVILNLPLDVQQQRVEGGNRFGLLPGGTTVHPREDDIAALAALLNEAERPVFIAGRGARLADAGEALAALAERAGALLATSAAARGLFRGDPFDLDVSGGFATPLAAELIRAADLIVGWGCGLNMWTLRHGTLIAPDAKVAQVDTEQDALGRHRRVDLGVVGDATDTAWQVADRVPAKRGYRSREIARLLQTEGRWPQIPFTDRSTADRIDPRTLSTELNTLLPVERTVAVDSGNFMGYPVMYLDVPDGEGLVFTQAYQSIGLGLATAIGAALARPDRLTVAALGDGGALMSITELETAVREQIGLLIVVYNDAAYGAEVHHFGPHGDDLATVTFPDTDIAAIARGFGCEAATVRSPQDLKVVAPWLAGPRERPLLLDAKVAADEASWWLEEAFRGH, from the coding sequence ATGCCCGCAGAAGAGACCGTCGCCTCCGAAGTCGGCCAGACCCTGCGCGAAGCCGGCGCCGACGTGGTCTTCGGCGTGGTCGGCAGCGGCAACTTCCACGTCACCAACGCCCTGGTCGGTGCCGGGGCGCGGTTCGTCGCCGCGCGGCACGAGGGCGGCGCGGCCACCATGGCCGACGCCTACGCGCGGGCCAGCGGCGGGCTCGGGGTGCTCTCCGTGCACCAGGGCCCGGGCCTGACCAACGCCATGACCGGCATCGCCGAGGCCGCGAAGAGCCGCACGCCGCTGGTGGTCCTGGCCGCCGAGGCCACCTCCCGGCTGTCGAACTTCTGGGTCGACCAGAACGCGCTGGCCCGGGCCGTCGGCGCCCTGCCGCGCCGGGTCAACAGCGCCAGGTCGGCGCGCGCGGACACCCTGACCGCCGTGGCCACCGCGCAGTCCGAGCGCCGGACCGTCATCTTGAACCTGCCGCTGGACGTGCAGCAGCAGCGGGTCGAGGGCGGGAACCGGTTCGGGCTGCTGCCCGGCGGCACGACCGTGCACCCGCGCGAGGACGACATCGCTGCGCTGGCCGCGCTGCTCAACGAGGCCGAGCGCCCGGTCTTCATCGCCGGGCGCGGCGCGCGGCTGGCCGACGCCGGCGAGGCGCTCGCCGCGCTGGCCGAGCGGGCCGGCGCGCTGCTCGCCACATCCGCCGCCGCGCGCGGGCTGTTCCGCGGCGACCCGTTCGACCTCGACGTCAGCGGCGGGTTCGCCACGCCGCTGGCCGCCGAGCTGATCCGGGCCGCGGATCTGATCGTCGGCTGGGGCTGCGGCCTGAACATGTGGACGCTGCGCCACGGCACCCTCATCGCGCCCGACGCCAAGGTGGCGCAGGTCGACACCGAGCAGGACGCGCTGGGACGGCACCGGCGCGTGGACCTCGGGGTCGTCGGCGACGCCACGGACACCGCGTGGCAGGTCGCCGACCGAGTGCCCGCCAAGCGCGGCTACCGTTCGCGCGAGATCGCCCGACTGCTCCAGACCGAGGGGCGCTGGCCGCAGATCCCCTTCACCGACCGGTCCACGGCCGACCGCATCGACCCGCGCACCCTCTCGACAGAACTCAACACCCTGCTTCCCGTCGAGCGCACCGTCGCCGTCGACTCCGGGAACTTCATGGGCTACCCGGTGATGTACCTGGACGTCCCCGACGGCGAAGGCCTGGTGTTCACGCAGGCCTACCAGTCCATCGGCCTGGGCCTGGCCACCGCGATCGGCGCCGCCCTGGCCCGCCCCGACCGCCTGACCGTCGCCGCTCTCGGCGACGGCGGCGCGCTGATGTCGATCACGGAGTTGGAGACAGCGGTCCGCGAGCAGATCGGACTCCTCATCGTCGTCTACAACGACGCGGCATACGGCGCGGAGGTGCACCACTTCGGGCCGCACGGCGACGACCTGGCCACGGTCACCTTCCCCGACACCGACATCGCCGCCATCGCCCGCGGCTTCGGCTGCGAGGCCGCGACCGTCCGGTCCCCGCAGGACCTCAAGGTGGTCGCGCCGTGGCTGGCCGGACCGCGGGAGCGGCCGCTGCTGCTGGACGCGAAAGTGGCCGCGGACGAGGCCTCCTGGTGGTTGGAGGAGGCCTTCCGCGGCCACTGA